A portion of the Limosilactobacillus reuteri genome contains these proteins:
- a CDS encoding IS30 family transposase, with protein MTHLNDTMSTSLLTTHKKNAHLTKEERVMIATLKSQGLSNRAIGRQLGVNHQTINNELNRGTVRQLRRQKSNGKIYEYSYYIYSYEAGQATYLEHHRHSGRRRLYYSSKQFLRLADQLMLGEFDDHHYSPQAVIYKARDLMNDGTLIPKSVVTLYQWINEGVLRTSNLDLFEKPKRKHHRTHPQAKRCLGPNIAQRPQTADQRSEIGHWELDTVQGQKNGNDSVVLVMTDRLSRVNITSKIAGKTAHAVNQFFINLRQKMGTDAYYRIFKTITSDNGSEFSELTQVHDHVFYADPYSPWERGSNEINNRFLRKEITKGEAINNYSSAQIIATNDWMNHYPRAMFNGHSSMDIYRKAFYQEISQLHQPIINWSVLFI; from the coding sequence ATGACGCACTTAAATGATACCATGTCTACTAGTTTATTGACTACTCATAAAAAGAATGCTCATCTTACTAAAGAAGAACGTGTGATGATTGCGACTTTAAAGTCGCAAGGACTTTCCAATCGCGCAATTGGTCGCCAATTAGGAGTTAATCATCAAACAATTAATAACGAGCTCAACCGTGGTACGGTCCGCCAACTTCGTCGTCAAAAATCTAATGGTAAGATTTACGAATATTCTTACTACATCTATAGTTATGAAGCTGGTCAGGCCACATATCTTGAACATCACCGCCATTCTGGTCGTCGTCGCTTATATTATTCTTCAAAGCAATTTTTACGATTAGCTGATCAGCTAATGCTTGGTGAGTTTGACGACCACCATTACTCCCCACAAGCGGTTATTTATAAGGCTCGAGATTTAATGAATGATGGCACCCTGATCCCAAAGTCGGTTGTAACTTTATATCAATGGATTAATGAGGGTGTGCTTCGTACGTCCAATTTAGACCTCTTTGAAAAACCTAAACGTAAGCATCATCGAACTCATCCGCAAGCTAAAAGGTGCTTAGGGCCTAATATTGCTCAACGACCTCAAACTGCGGACCAACGGTCCGAAATTGGCCATTGGGAACTAGATACAGTTCAGGGACAGAAAAACGGTAATGACAGTGTTGTACTAGTAATGACTGATCGCCTTTCACGAGTTAATATCACGAGTAAAATTGCTGGTAAAACTGCGCATGCAGTAAATCAGTTCTTTATAAATTTACGCCAGAAAATGGGCACAGATGCTTACTATCGCATCTTTAAGACAATAACCTCTGACAACGGTTCAGAATTTAGTGAGTTAACACAAGTTCACGATCATGTTTTCTATGCTGATCCGTATTCCCCTTGGGAACGTGGATCCAATGAGATCAATAACCGGTTTCTCCGCAAGGAGATTACCAAAGGTGAAGCTATAAATAACTATAGTAGTGCTCAGATCATAGCGACTAATGATTGGATGAATCACTATCCACGAGCTATGTTTAATGGACATTCGTCAATGGATATCTATCGTAAGGCCTTCTACCAAGAGATATCACAGCTCCATCAACCAATAATCAATTGGTCAGTATTATTTATTTGA